Part of the Legionella cardiaca genome, TACAATTAGGGCCTTATTGGGATGGTTTTGATCGTTGCCCACCTGCAGCCTATGCATTAGCTGCTGTATTCATGGCTCGTATGAATCGAGATCGAGGTTCAGCTAGTGCAATTTTGGAAGCTATTGATAAATCTTATTCGACGGGGAAAATTGATTTCTCAGCAGCCAAACCTGTGCTAAAAAAATTTCAAAATGCCGAGAATGTACAAGAAATTTTAGCAAGGCATGCTTATCTGTTGACAGTAATGGCTTCGCTACTGGAGGCTGCTCGCGAGGATGGTGTAGTCCCAAGCTCAGAATTTTTGTGGCTAAAGCCCATAGATCGCCGATTATGGTATATGCTTAATTGTGTAGGACGCCAAACCCCCTTTGCTGAAGTTGCGGGGCCGTTTGCTCATTGGCGTGCAGAAAAGACAATGGGACGAAGATCGTTAGTACCGATGATTGATGAAGCAATCAAAGCGTTAGAAATTGCAGTGAAAGAAGTCAAATTAACACCGAAAGAATTGCAGGAGTTAGAGCCATGATGCGGGGTATTGATTCACGGCATGAAATAGATCCCACAATGCTATTGCGGGATACCCGTACTCTCGGCCAGCGCTTTGCTGACTTTTTTTCTGACCCTACAAATATTTCGATCGTTCTAGTCTCCTTGGCAGCTGTGGCTTACTATTTATCTGAAGTGTCTACGCTTATGCTCGTTCTGGGGATATGTTTTTTCTTTTATACCTTTTCCCGAAAACAAAAACTGCCTTTTAGATTACCCAAGATTGCCAGAGTTAAAGATTACAATGATTTAAAACCCGGTATTGGTACTCCAAACATTGCAAGAGGAATCGCTTTTTTTGGTAATGATCGTAAGACTAAAGAGGAGCTATGGTTTGCAAATGATGATTTGAGAACACACGCTCTTATTTTTGGCTCTACCGGTAGTGGTAAAACAGAGACCTTGGTTTCACTTGCTTACAATGCATTAGTACAAGCTAGCGGTTTTATTTACGTTGATGGAAAAGGGGATAACTCATTATACGCTAAAGTTTTTTCTATGGTGCGTAGTATGGGACGTGAAGATGATTTATTACTAATCAATTTCATGACAGGTGCTCGCGATATTGTAGGTCCACAAGAAAGGCGTTTATCCAATACTCTTAACCCGTTTTGTCAAGGTTCCTCAAGTATGTTAACACAGCTTGTTGTCAGTTTGATGGGATCTTCAGGTCAATCATCTGATGGCGATATGTGGAAAGGTCGTGCTATCAGTTTCGTTGAGGCATTAATGAAACTATTAGTCTATATGCGCGATGAAGGAGCCATCTTGCTTGATGCCAATACAATTCGAAATTATTTTGATTTAGGGCGCCTTGAATCCATTGTGATTGATAAAGTATTTCCGCGGGATGAGCAAGAGAGTGTTAATATCGAATCGGTACCTAAATTAATTACTGACCCTTTACGTAACTATGTATTTAACCTTCCTGGCTATAACAAAGAGAAAAAAGGTAAGCAGGTTTCTCAGGTATTGGAACAACATGGTTTTATTACCATGCAATTAGTCCGTGTGTTTTCTTCACTCGCTGATACCTATGGTCATATTATCCGCACGAATCTTGCAGAAGTAGACTTTAAAGACGTGGTACTTAATCGCCGAATTTTAGTAGTGTTATTGCCTGCTTTGGAAAAATCTCCTGATGAATTATCAAACCTGGGTAAGGTTATTGTTTCCTCATTGAAAGCTATGATGGCTGCTGGTTTGGGGGACCAGGTGGAAGGGGATTACCGTGATGTGATTGAGAGAAAACCAACCAATTCACCGACACCTTATATGTGTATTTTGGATGAGTATGGTTATTATGCTGTGCAAGGGTTTGCTGTTGTGCCAGCGCAAGCACGTTCATTAGGATTTTCTGCTATTTTTGCTGGACAAGATTTACCAGCATTCCAAAAGGCTTCTAAGGAGGAAGCAGCGTCTATTGGTGCGAACACAAACATTAAAATTTGTATGAAACTTGAAGACCCCACTGAAACCTGGGATTTCTTTACAAAAACAGCAGGTGAGGCTTACGTTACCAAAGTAGATTCTTTCCAAACAAAAGACACCAGTATGGCAAACAGCTATATGGATACCAAGAGTTCATCTTTTGAGAAAAGAGCCCGTATTGATTTATTGGATTTAAAAGAACAAACGGAAGGTGAAGCCCACATCTTCTTTAAATCTAAAATTGTGCGCGCACGTATGTTTTATGCTAATCCTAAACCTGTGAAGCAATTAAAACTTAATCAATTTTTAAAAGTTGAGCCGCCTCCAGATGAATACTTAATGAAATTACAAAAGCAACTCTCAGGATTTCAAAAAATATTGGAAAGTGGCGATTTAAGTATCGATAAGGCGGTTGAAACCGAGGAAATTACCTTAATTACAAAAGCCTTGCATGAGTCTAAAATTAGCGAACCTATCGAGCGTGGTGTTGCTGCATTACTAGCTTTTCATGGCCATAATGAACCCGCTCCTATTGAAGAGTTGATTGAAGAAGAGGAAGAGGGTGTATTAACCATCTTTAGCAAACTTCGTCGTCCTGTTAACGCTCTGCCTATTCTTGTTAAGGATGTAGAGCAGTTTTCCATGTCTTTATTACCAATTAATGAAACGCGAAATTATTTATCAGTGATTGAACGTATCAGTGGTGCAAAAGATAAATATGCAGGCACTGTTGCCAACGAAATTATTAAAGATTTCCAAATGGCTACTAATTATCCTCCACAAGAGCGTGATGAGATTAGTTCTTCTGACTTATCTCAATTAGTCAATATGCTTTCCGACAAAATTGTTGAAGAGCGCGAAAAAGCTAACGCTAAAGCTTCAGAAGAACTCTAAAGCTCTCTCTTTGCAGAGAGCTTTTTTCACGACGTCGTCAAGCAAATTATCCTTTTTATTGTTCATTCATAGATCAATCCTACTTTCTTTTTACGAACTGCTTGTAACGCAATGATTTGTATGTTTTTATTTGATGAAATGAGAAATCTAATAATTGAGGATATGAAGTGAGACAATTGCGTGTTGGGTTATTGGGTTTTTCAACATGGCATGCCACTTTGCTAGCATCCTTATTATTACTTGGTTGCAGTAAGGTAAGATGGATGCCTCCTTATGAAGGGCCTGGATTACCCCAAAAAGTTGAAGGTACTTCTGACAATGCCGTTCCGAAATTGCAAAAAAAACTTGCTCGTTGTGGGGTTTCGGTTATTACTATCGGTTCAGATTATTTAGTCAGTATTCCCTCTGCAGCATTGTTTGCCGATCAATCTCCGAGATTGACTTGGCCGTCTTATGGTTTATTGAATAATGTTGTGGCCTTTTTGAAACAATTTCGTAAAGTGGCTATTACCGTGACGACTTATAGCAACAAATATGTTTCTGCAAAACGAGAGCATGCATTAACATTGGCTCGCTCCAGGGCGGTGGCAGATTATTTATGGTCCCAAGGTATAGATAGTCGTTTTATCTTTACAGTTGGAGCAGGTAGTGATAAACCTATAATGGCTTATGCCCAGGGGGGGGACAAATCCCCTAACTCACGCGTTGAGATTACTTTCAGAGATGCAATTATTTAATGAGGATAGAATGGGTCGAGAGACTTGGGATACGATAAAGCAATCTAAAGCATTTTATATTCGTACCTACCGTAAGTGTGGAACATTTGTTATTGTATCGCTAATGATAAACTTACTTTTTAGTCTTGCAATTTATTATGTTCATTTTAATCAGCCAGACCCTGATTTTTATGCAACAAGTGGAATTACGCCCCCCATTCAGCTAACTCCACTAAATGCACCGAATTATTCAAGCACACCCTTACTTGAACCTGATCCAGCTAATGAAAATGAAACGAGGGTCATACCGCAATAACCGAGGATATTATGGCTGAAGATGCTTTAACAATGGTTGCGATGAGAAATAGTTTTTACCGCGATGGTCAACGTAAAATAATAGTTGCCCTTCTGCTTTCTATCCTAATAAATTTTGTGTTGGGCTCATTACTCTTTTATTTATTGACGCATCCTCCAGCGCCGAAGTATTTTGCTACAAGTATCAATGGACGAATAACACCGTTATACCCTCTAAATGAACCTAACCAGTCTGATTCGGCTGTATTACAATGGGCAAATCAGGCTGCCATTGCTGCGTTTACTTATAATTTCGTGAATTATCGTGAGGAACTGCAGGCTTCATCTGGCTTTTTTACAGCAGACGGTTGGTCACAGTTTTTAAATGCGTTGCAGGAATCAAACAATTTAGATGCAGTAAAAGCAAAAAAACTTATTGTTTCTGCGGTAGCGACTCGCGCTCCCATTATTTTACAAAAGGGTATATTAAATGGCAGATATTCTTGGCGTGTACAAATGCCAATTTTAGTAACCTATCAGAGTGCCAGTGAATTTTCCCAGCAAAATAATGTCGTGACCATGCTAATAACCAGAGTGTCAACCTTGAACTCTCCACGTGGTATTGGTATATCGCAATTTGTCGTGGGCCCAGCGAGTGGTGGAATAAGTCAATGAAGAAGAAATCAGTTTTTCAGTGCATTGGCATAGCGACTGTTCTAATCCTTGACGCGATGCACTTAAGCTATGCAGCTGATCAGTCAGATTCTGCGCAACAAGCATTGCAACAACTTCGTTTGTTACAACAGAAACTTTCTCAGGCGAACAGCACCCTGTCACAAGGGGCAGGTGGGCAGGTAGTGCAAGGTCAAGCTGTACAGCCCGCGCAGGGGCAGGGTGGACAACCCGCGCAAGGACAAGGAGGACAACAAGGTCCGGCTGCGCAACCAGCCCCACAACAGACAGCTCCTGTACCCCCGCAACCGCAAAATCAACCTGCAGCGCCAAATCAGCAAGCTCAACAACCGGCTACTCCCGCAACGACACCGGAAATAGATAATGAGCTTATTGATAGTCAAGCTTATGAAGGAGTAACTCGACAATTGTTTCCTCTAACCCCTGAGCAAATTGTCCGGTTGAAACAAATATATCATGCTTCTGAATATGCTCAGGCAGCTACGGCAGGTACCCCCCCAAAGCCAACGGCAACATCGCAGTTTGTAAATTTATCTCCTGGCTCAACACCGCCAGTCATTCGTTTGTCTCAAGGCTTTGTATCCTCATTGGTTTTTCTTGATTCAACTGGCGCACCTTGGCCTATAAGTGCTTATGATTTGGGAGATCCTGCTTCATTTAATATTCAGTGGGATAAAACAAGTAACACGCTAATGATCCAATCAATTAAGCTTTATAACTATGGAAACTTGGCAGTACGATTACGTGGTCTTAATACACCAGTCATGTTGACTTTAATTCCAGGTCAAAAGGCAGTGGACTATCGAGTTGACCTGCGCGTACAGGGGATTGGTCCAAATGCGAAAGCTATGCCTATGGAAGAGGGTATTCCTCCTAGCGCTAATGATCTTTTGTTACATGTATTAGATGGCGTTCCTCCTCCTGGAAGTCAGCGTTTAACTGTAAGTGGTGGTGATGCTAGAGCGTGGCTTTTAGATGAAAAAATGTATGTGAGAACAAATCTTACAATTTTGTCTCCTGGATGGATAGGAAGCATGACCAGTGCTGATGGGATGCATGCCTATGAAATGCAAAAATCTCCAGTGTTGCTTGTTTCTTGGCATGGAAAAGTCATGCAGCTTAAGGTAGAAGGGTTATAATCAAATGGCAGGTAGAAAAGAAAATCTTAAGGCGCTATTTACCAATACTCGTTCCCGAGTAATCATTATTTTTACCGCAATTTTATTAATTATAGCGGTAATCATTGGTGTATTAAAATTAAGAGGAACAGGAGACGTTACTGGTGGAACTTCGACAGTAACGACTGTGCCTGGTATTCAGTCTATTCCTGGTGCTATTGATCCGACGGTGCAATACGCCAAGTTGCAACAGGAGCAAAATGTTACTCAAGCGCAAGCCGCCATGAAAACAGGTGGAAGTGCTATCCCGACTATTATTCGTTCTCAGGCACTCGGTGAAGGGGTTCAGGCAATTGGTCCACAACAAGGGGAAGGGGGTGTTGGCTTTGCAACTCTTGCACGGGAAGATGAAGCAGGTGCTCAACGCAGTTTATGGATTCAATCTTTGCAAAATAATAATTGTAGTAAAGCAACAATCACCAATGTTGTGAACCAGGGAGCTACAATTAGCGATTTAAGAGCAGCATGTAACTGTACACAGTTGAAAGATAATGGCTACCAAATTAAAGATCTTGAGCCGGTGTGTTCATGT contains:
- a CDS encoding type IVB secretion system apparatus protein IcmL/DotI produces the protein MAEDALTMVAMRNSFYRDGQRKIIVALLLSILINFVLGSLLFYLLTHPPAPKYFATSINGRITPLYPLNEPNQSDSAVLQWANQAAIAAFTYNFVNYREELQASSGFFTADGWSQFLNALQESNNLDAVKAKKLIVSAVATRAPIILQKGILNGRYSWRVQMPILVTYQSASEFSQQNNVVTMLITRVSTLNSPRGIGISQFVVGPASGGISQ
- a CDS encoding TraM recognition domain-containing protein, translated to MMRGIDSRHEIDPTMLLRDTRTLGQRFADFFSDPTNISIVLVSLAAVAYYLSEVSTLMLVLGICFFFYTFSRKQKLPFRLPKIARVKDYNDLKPGIGTPNIARGIAFFGNDRKTKEELWFANDDLRTHALIFGSTGSGKTETLVSLAYNALVQASGFIYVDGKGDNSLYAKVFSMVRSMGREDDLLLINFMTGARDIVGPQERRLSNTLNPFCQGSSSMLTQLVVSLMGSSGQSSDGDMWKGRAISFVEALMKLLVYMRDEGAILLDANTIRNYFDLGRLESIVIDKVFPRDEQESVNIESVPKLITDPLRNYVFNLPGYNKEKKGKQVSQVLEQHGFITMQLVRVFSSLADTYGHIIRTNLAEVDFKDVVLNRRILVVLLPALEKSPDELSNLGKVIVSSLKAMMAAGLGDQVEGDYRDVIERKPTNSPTPYMCILDEYGYYAVQGFAVVPAQARSLGFSAIFAGQDLPAFQKASKEEAASIGANTNIKICMKLEDPTETWDFFTKTAGEAYVTKVDSFQTKDTSMANSYMDTKSSSFEKRARIDLLDLKEQTEGEAHIFFKSKIVRARMFYANPKPVKQLKLNQFLKVEPPPDEYLMKLQKQLSGFQKILESGDLSIDKAVETEEITLITKALHESKISEPIERGVAALLAFHGHNEPAPIEELIEEEEEGVLTIFSKLRRPVNALPILVKDVEQFSMSLLPINETRNYLSVIERISGAKDKYAGTVANEIIKDFQMATNYPPQERDEISSSDLSQLVNMLSDKIVEEREKANAKASEEL
- the icmM gene encoding type IVB secretion system protein IcmM/DotJ, translated to MGRETWDTIKQSKAFYIRTYRKCGTFVIVSLMINLLFSLAIYYVHFNQPDPDFYATSGITPPIQLTPLNAPNYSSTPLLEPDPANENETRVIPQ
- a CDS encoding DotH/IcmK family type IV secretion protein; this translates as MHLSYAADQSDSAQQALQQLRLLQQKLSQANSTLSQGAGGQVVQGQAVQPAQGQGGQPAQGQGGQQGPAAQPAPQQTAPVPPQPQNQPAAPNQQAQQPATPATTPEIDNELIDSQAYEGVTRQLFPLTPEQIVRLKQIYHASEYAQAATAGTPPKPTATSQFVNLSPGSTPPVIRLSQGFVSSLVFLDSTGAPWPISAYDLGDPASFNIQWDKTSNTLMIQSIKLYNYGNLAVRLRGLNTPVMLTLIPGQKAVDYRVDLRVQGIGPNAKAMPMEEGIPPSANDLLLHVLDGVPPPGSQRLTVSGGDARAWLLDEKMYVRTNLTILSPGWIGSMTSADGMHAYEMQKSPVLLVSWHGKVMQLKVEGL
- the icmN gene encoding type IVB secretion system protein IcmN/DotK: MRQLRVGLLGFSTWHATLLASLLLLGCSKVRWMPPYEGPGLPQKVEGTSDNAVPKLQKKLARCGVSVITIGSDYLVSIPSAALFADQSPRLTWPSYGLLNNVVAFLKQFRKVAITVTTYSNKYVSAKREHALTLARSRAVADYLWSQGIDSRFIFTVGAGSDKPIMAYAQGGDKSPNSRVEITFRDAII